The following are encoded together in the Macrobrachium rosenbergii isolate ZJJX-2024 chromosome 21, ASM4041242v1, whole genome shotgun sequence genome:
- the LOC136849912 gene encoding uncharacterized protein, with product MWGIIPLLLVGFLSSGSIAEDSDKEARIFAFYSTTSQTRLTTTTITGLYTCLSTVTTPACLGRKKRMFLRSAQLDVDELGDDGSLAGSLGESETGPGKSEDSLRQAKKLTIWSTAFSTITITSTSVLAGTTVSASALCAAPGLTAGCFVG from the exons ATGTGGGGAATCATACCTTTACTTCTGGTGGGCTTCTTATCTTCCGGGTCGATAGCTGAAGACAGCGACAAAGAAGCGAGAATATTTGCCTTTTACTCGACCACCTCCCAGACCAGGCTTACCACCACAACCATTACAGGCCTCTACACCTGTCTTTCGACGGTAACCACACCAGCGTGCTTAGGGCGCAAGAAGCGAATGTTCCTGCGGAGTGCACA GTTAGACGTCGATGAGCTGGGTGACGATGGATCCTTAGCCGGAAGTCTGGGTGAGTCTGAAACAGGACCAGGAAAGAGCGAGGACTCGCTCAGGCAGGCAAAGAAGCTGACCATCTGGTCAACAGCCTTCTCCACCATCACCATCACGAGCACCTCGGTCCTCGCTGGAACCACGGTCTCCGCCTCGGCTCTCTGCGCGGCACCTGGCCTCACTGCTGGCTGTTTCGTTGGATAA
- the LOC136849911 gene encoding uncharacterized protein isoform X1, translating into MSHTAPECDVLQDETGSGSSVLPPTLLLLLGMTASSGSSTGDTREERLFAYQTTTSVTKLTTVTVTGLSTCLSTATGSCLGRKKRMAVPSALNLEVLLKDSEADLAGSQTDSFEAAQPFARQYRRRDEEEREGTDGLENGLYYHHPHQHLHLAIHNRHSFGLVSGVWNLTDMLLLARSNRSPSMYT; encoded by the exons ATGTCACACACTGCCCCGGAGTGCGACGTCCTGCAAG ATGAAACCGGTTCAGGCAGCTCCGTCCTTCctcctaccctcctcctcctgctgggTATGACGGCGTCCTCAGGATCCTCCACAGGGGACACCAGAGAGGAGCGCCTCTTCGCCTATCAAACCACGACCTCCGTCACCAAACTGACTACTGTCACCGTGACGGGGCTCTCCACTTGTCTCTCCACTGCTACCGGAAGCTgtcttgggaggaagaagagaatggCCGTGCCTAGTGCCCt GAACCTCGAAGTCCTCCTAAAAGACTCCGAAGCTGATCTGGCGGGAAGTCAGACGGATTCCTTCGAAGCCGCCCAACCGTTCGCCAGGCAATACCGAAGGAGAGATGAGGAGGAACGAGAGGGAACTGACGGTCTGGAAAACGGCTTATACTACCATCACCCTCACCAGCAcctccatcttgccatccacaaCCGTCACAGCTTCGGCCTTGTGTCTGGTGTCTGGAATCTCACAGACATGCTTCTCTTAGCTCGGTCTAATCGATCACCTTCGATGTACACTTAG
- the LOC136849911 gene encoding uncharacterized protein isoform X2 — MTASSGSSTGDTREERLFAYQTTTSVTKLTTVTVTGLSTCLSTATGSCLGRKKRMAVPSALNLEVLLKDSEADLAGSQTDSFEAAQPFARQYRRRDEEEREGTDGLENGLYYHHPHQHLHLAIHNRHSFGLVSGVWNLTDMLLLARSNRSPSMYT, encoded by the exons ATGACGGCGTCCTCAGGATCCTCCACAGGGGACACCAGAGAGGAGCGCCTCTTCGCCTATCAAACCACGACCTCCGTCACCAAACTGACTACTGTCACCGTGACGGGGCTCTCCACTTGTCTCTCCACTGCTACCGGAAGCTgtcttgggaggaagaagagaatggCCGTGCCTAGTGCCCt GAACCTCGAAGTCCTCCTAAAAGACTCCGAAGCTGATCTGGCGGGAAGTCAGACGGATTCCTTCGAAGCCGCCCAACCGTTCGCCAGGCAATACCGAAGGAGAGATGAGGAGGAACGAGAGGGAACTGACGGTCTGGAAAACGGCTTATACTACCATCACCCTCACCAGCAcctccatcttgccatccacaaCCGTCACAGCTTCGGCCTTGTGTCTGGTGTCTGGAATCTCACAGACATGCTTCTCTTAGCTCGGTCTAATCGATCACCTTCGATGTACACTTAG